The following are encoded together in the Salmonella enterica subsp. enterica serovar Choleraesuis genome:
- the murI gene encoding glutamate racemase codes for MAITLQDENTTCLAATTSDNRPTVLVFDSGVGGLSVYRELQKLLPDLHYIYAFDNVAFPYGEKDEAFIVERVVDIVTAVQRQHPLALAVIACNTASTVSLPALRAKFAFPVVGVVPAIKPAARLTANGIVGLLATRATVKRPYTKELIERFAQECQIELLGSAELVELAEAKLRGEEIPLEALRKIMRPWLRMQEPPDTVVLGCTHFPLIQEELLQVLPEGTRMIDSGAAIARRTAWLLEHEAPKISSSEPNIAFCMGFTPETERLCPVLQRYGFQKLEKLDV; via the coding sequence ATGGCTATCACACTGCAGGACGAGAATACTACTTGTCTGGCAGCTACGACTTCTGATAACCGGCCCACGGTACTGGTATTTGACTCCGGTGTTGGTGGGCTTTCAGTTTATCGGGAGCTACAAAAACTCCTTCCCGATCTGCACTATATATACGCCTTTGATAATGTCGCATTTCCATATGGAGAAAAGGACGAGGCGTTTATTGTTGAGCGTGTGGTTGATATTGTCACAGCCGTGCAGCGTCAGCATCCCTTAGCTCTGGCGGTTATTGCTTGTAATACCGCCAGTACCGTTTCTCTTCCCGCTCTGCGCGCTAAGTTTGCCTTCCCGGTAGTTGGGGTAGTTCCTGCGATTAAACCGGCTGCAAGGCTGACGGCAAATGGTATTGTCGGTTTGCTGGCGACGCGAGCCACGGTAAAGCGTCCATATACTAAAGAGCTTATTGAGCGTTTCGCTCAGGAGTGTCAGATAGAGCTGCTGGGGTCAGCAGAGCTGGTGGAACTGGCCGAAGCCAAACTGCGGGGCGAGGAGATCCCTCTGGAAGCGCTTCGCAAAATTATGCGCCCGTGGTTGAGAATGCAGGAGCCGCCGGATACGGTTGTGTTGGGCTGCACCCATTTTCCTCTTATTCAGGAAGAGCTTCTTCAGGTGTTACCTGAAGGAACGCGGATGATTGACTCAGGGGCTGCCATTGCCCGTCGAACCGCATGGCTGTTGGAGCACGAAGCTCCGAAAATAAGTTCGTCAGAACCAAACATTGCTTTTTGTATGGGTTTCACCCCAGAAACCGAGCGACTGTGCCCAGTATTGCAACGTTATGGCTTCCAGAAGCTTGAAAAACTCGATGTTTGA
- the yifE gene encoding UPF0438 protein YifE, which yields MAESFTTTNRFFDTKHYPRGFSRHGDFTIKEAQMLERHGYAFNELDLGKREPVTEEETQFVDVCRGVREPATEAERVWSKYVSRVKRPKRFHTLSGGKPQTEGTEDYSDSDD from the coding sequence ATGGCGGAAAGCTTTACGACGACTAATCGTTTCTTTGACACTAAACATTACCCACGCGGTTTTTCCCGCCATGGGGATTTCACCATTAAAGAAGCCCAGATGCTGGAGCGTCATGGATATGCCTTTAATGAGCTGGATCTGGGGAAACGGGAACCGGTCACTGAAGAAGAGACGCAGTTTGTTGATGTATGCCGGGGCGTACGTGAGCCTGCAACTGAAGCAGAACGCGTTTGGTCTAAGTATGTATCTCGGGTTAAGCGTCCTAAGCGCTTCCATACTCTGTCTGGCGGTAAGCCACAGACTGAAGGCACCGAAGATTACAGCGACAGCGACGATTAA
- the trmA gene encoding tRNA/tmRNA (uracil-C(5))-methyltransferase encodes MTPEHLPVEQYDSQLAEKVSRLQTMMAPFSAPAPEVFASAPSHYRMRAEFRIWHEGDDLYHIIFDQETLQRIRVNSFPAACELINQLMSEMLSAVRDVPVLRHKLFQIDYLATRSGEAIISLLYHRKLDDEWKNQATALRDALRAKGFNLHIIGRATKTKITLDQDYIDEVLPVAGRDMVYRQVENSFTQPNAEVNIHMLEWALDITQGAQGDLLELYCGNGNFSLALARNFRKVLATEIAKPSVAAAQFNIAANNIDNVQIIRMSAEEFTQAMNGVRSFNRLKGIELGDYQCETIFVDPPRSGLDDDTLKMVQGYSQILYISCNPQTLCQNLEKLSVTHRVERLALFDQFPYTHHMECGVLLVRK; translated from the coding sequence ATGACGCCCGAACATCTCCCCGTCGAACAATACGACTCTCAGCTGGCAGAAAAAGTTAGCCGTCTGCAAACCATGATGGCGCCATTCTCCGCCCCGGCACCGGAGGTGTTTGCATCCGCACCCAGTCATTACCGGATGCGTGCCGAATTCCGTATCTGGCATGAAGGTGATGACCTTTACCACATCATTTTCGACCAGGAGACATTGCAGCGTATACGGGTAAATAGTTTCCCTGCGGCCTGCGAGCTGATTAATCAGTTAATGAGCGAAATGCTTTCAGCCGTACGTGATGTGCCGGTTCTGCGTCATAAATTGTTCCAGATAGACTATCTGGCAACCCGCAGCGGCGAAGCCATTATCTCACTGCTCTATCACCGCAAACTCGATGACGAGTGGAAAAACCAGGCTACGGCCCTGCGCGATGCACTACGCGCCAAAGGGTTTAATCTGCATATTATTGGCCGGGCCACGAAGACCAAAATCACCCTGGATCAGGATTATATCGATGAGGTTCTTCCGGTTGCCGGGCGCGATATGGTTTATCGCCAGGTAGAGAACAGCTTTACCCAGCCGAACGCCGAAGTGAATATTCATATGCTCGAATGGGCGCTAGATATTACTCAAGGCGCGCAAGGCGATTTGCTGGAGCTATATTGCGGTAACGGTAACTTTTCACTAGCCCTGGCACGTAATTTCCGCAAGGTCCTGGCTACAGAGATTGCCAAGCCTTCGGTTGCCGCTGCGCAGTTTAATATCGCCGCGAATAATATCGATAATGTGCAAATTATCCGGATGTCCGCCGAAGAGTTTACTCAGGCGATGAACGGTGTACGCAGCTTCAATCGCCTTAAGGGCATTGAACTCGGTGATTATCAGTGTGAAACCATCTTCGTCGATCCGCCGCGCAGCGGGCTGGATGACGATACCCTGAAAATGGTGCAGGGTTACTCCCAGATTCTGTATATATCCTGCAACCCGCAGACTTTGTGTCAGAACCTGGAGAAACTGTCGGTTACTCACCGCGTAGAGCGGCTAGCGTTATTCGATCAGTTCCCGTACACCCATCATATGGAATGTGGCGTATTGCTGGTTCGTAAATAA
- the ilvM gene encoding acetolactate synthase: MMQHQIAVQARLRPETLERVLRVVRHRGFTLCAMNMETGSHTDSINIELTVESQRPVELLSSQLTKLVDVACVEIQCQTSRQIRA, from the coding sequence ATGATGCAACACCAAATTGCGGTTCAGGCGCGTCTGCGTCCCGAGACTCTGGAGCGGGTTTTACGTGTGGTTCGCCATCGCGGCTTCACACTCTGTGCGATGAACATGGAAACCGGTAGCCATACCGATAGTATAAATATCGAACTGACGGTGGAAAGCCAACGGCCAGTCGAATTATTGTCCAGCCAATTAACTAAGCTGGTCGACGTAGCCTGCGTCGAAATCCAGTGCCAAACATCACGACAAATACGCGCCTGA
- the sthA gene encoding soluble pyridine nucleotide transhydrogenase → MPHSYDYDVIVIGSGPGGEGAAMGLVKQGLRVAVLERYHNVGGGCTHWGTIPSKALRHAVSRIIEFNQNPLYSDHTHLLRSSFADILNHADSVINQQTRMRQGFYERNHCEILQGNATFIDTNTLALECHDGTIEKLTAEKFVIACGSRPYHPTDVDFSHPRIYDSDSILDMHHEPRHVIIYGAGVIGCEYASIFRGMDVKVDLINTRDRLLAFLDQEMSDSLSYHFWNSGVVIRHNEEYEHIEGLEDGVIMHLKSGKKVKADCLLFANGRTGNTDSLALENIGLETDSRGQLKVNSMYQTALPNIWAVGDVIGYPSLASAAYDQGRIAAQAMVSGAATAHLVEDIPTGIYTIPEISSVGKTEQQLTAMKVPYEVGRAQFKHLARAQIVGMSVGSLKILFHRETKEILGIHCFGERAAEIIHIGQAIMEQKGGGNTIEYFVNTTFNYPTMAEAYRVAALNGLNRLF, encoded by the coding sequence ATGCCACATTCCTACGATTATGACGTTATAGTGATTGGTTCAGGCCCCGGCGGCGAAGGCGCTGCAATGGGCCTGGTTAAGCAAGGCCTTCGGGTAGCGGTGCTGGAGCGCTACCATAATGTTGGCGGCGGTTGCACCCACTGGGGCACCATTCCCTCCAAAGCATTACGCCACGCCGTTAGCCGTATCATCGAATTTAACCAAAATCCTCTCTACAGCGACCATACTCACCTCCTGCGTTCCTCATTTGCCGATATTCTTAACCATGCCGATAGCGTGATTAATCAGCAAACCCGGATGCGCCAGGGGTTTTACGAGCGTAACCATTGCGAAATTTTGCAAGGCAATGCCACCTTTATCGATACCAATACCCTGGCGCTCGAATGCCACGATGGAACGATTGAAAAGCTAACCGCAGAGAAGTTCGTTATTGCCTGTGGTTCTCGTCCTTACCATCCAACCGATGTTGATTTTAGCCACCCGCGCATTTACGACAGCGACTCGATTCTGGATATGCACCATGAACCACGCCACGTCATTATCTATGGCGCAGGGGTAATTGGTTGCGAATACGCTTCTATCTTCCGTGGAATGGACGTTAAGGTCGATTTGATAAATACCCGCGATCGCCTGCTGGCATTCCTCGACCAGGAGATGTCAGACTCCCTTTCTTATCACTTCTGGAATAGCGGCGTAGTCATTCGCCACAACGAAGAGTACGAGCATATCGAAGGCCTGGAAGACGGGGTCATCATGCACCTGAAATCCGGTAAGAAGGTGAAAGCAGACTGCCTGCTGTTCGCCAATGGTCGTACCGGTAACACCGATAGCCTTGCCTTAGAGAATATCGGGCTGGAGACCGACAGCCGTGGCCAGCTGAAGGTGAATAGCATGTACCAGACGGCGCTACCGAATATCTGGGCAGTAGGCGACGTTATCGGCTATCCAAGCCTGGCGTCCGCAGCTTACGACCAGGGGCGTATTGCCGCTCAGGCCATGGTAAGCGGCGCTGCTACCGCACATCTGGTGGAAGATATTCCGACCGGGATTTACACCATTCCTGAGATAAGTTCTGTCGGCAAAACCGAGCAGCAGCTTACGGCGATGAAAGTGCCATACGAGGTGGGACGCGCGCAGTTCAAACATCTGGCCCGTGCGCAAATTGTCGGAATGAGCGTAGGATCTCTTAAGATTTTGTTTCATCGTGAAACCAAAGAGATTCTTGGCATTCACTGCTTTGGCGAGCGCGCTGCCGAAATTATTCATATCGGCCAGGCGATTATGGAGCAAAAAGGTGGTGGTAATACTATCGAGTACTTCGTTAACAC
- a CDS encoding membrane protein, with protein MKQSSLEKGTLLLALIAGLSVHGTFTTLFSSVVPFSLFPFISLVLTVYCLHQRYQNRTMPAGLPGLAAACFVLGLLVYSAVVRVEYPALGSNFLPSLLSVILLFWVGFRIRARRALLSHQD; from the coding sequence ATGAAACAATCATCCCTGGAAAAAGGCACTCTGCTTCTGGCTTTAATCGCAGGCCTTTCGGTACACGGTACTTTCACCACATTATTTAGTTCCGTGGTTCCATTCTCTCTTTTCCCTTTTATCAGCCTGGTGCTGACTGTTTACTGCCTGCATCAGCGTTACCAGAATCGCACGATGCCAGCGGGATTGCCGGGACTGGCCGCGGCCTGTTTCGTGTTAGGGCTGTTGGTTTATAGCGCGGTGGTGAGGGTTGAGTATCCAGCTTTAGGCTCTAACTTCCTGCCTTCACTGCTGTCAGTCATTTTGCTGTTCTGGGTTGGTTTCAGAATTCGTGCCCGTCGGGCGCTGCTCTCGCACCAGGATTAA
- a CDS encoding ATP-dependent protease, which translates to MSLAIVHSRATLGMGAPRVTVEVHLSQGLPGITMVGLPETTVRESRDRVRSAIINSGFSWPARKVTINLAPADLPKEGGRFDLPIALALLAASEQIPADKLAGCEFMGELALTGELRGVPGAIPCAIAALDAGHLIVVATENENEVGLILRPGCLLAGHLTEVCAFLTGQLELKKPVSQPLVNIEPDADIIDIIGQQHGKRALEISAAGEHSLLLIGPPGTGKTMLASRLNGLLPSLSNKEALESAAITSLVDSYAARRQWQQRPFRAPHHSASLYAMVGGGTIPMPGEISLAHNGVLFLDELPEFDRRVLDALREPLESGQIHLSRSRAKLTYPANFQLIAAMNPSPGGHYQGIKQSQPAHTLRYLQRLSGPFLDRFDLSVEIPLLPPGTLSNQKPTGETSHTVKERVARTRIRQLERQGKLNARLNSAEVCRECKLQDVDAEWLEQALIRLGLSVRAWQRLLKVSRTIADIENEVNISRTHLQEALGYRAMDRLLHYLQQLQT; encoded by the coding sequence ATGTCGCTGGCAATTGTTCATTCCCGCGCCACTTTAGGCATGGGGGCACCACGGGTTACGGTAGAAGTTCATCTTAGTCAGGGGTTACCGGGAATCACTATGGTCGGTTTGCCAGAAACCACCGTCCGTGAGTCTCGCGACAGGGTGCGCAGCGCAATTATTAACAGCGGCTTTAGCTGGCCGGCGCGAAAGGTAACCATCAATCTGGCTCCCGCCGACCTGCCTAAAGAAGGAGGGCGCTTTGATCTCCCTATCGCTCTGGCGCTCCTGGCCGCTTCAGAGCAAATTCCGGCAGATAAACTCGCTGGATGTGAGTTTATGGGTGAACTAGCCCTTACAGGGGAGCTGAGAGGCGTGCCTGGTGCTATTCCCTGCGCGATAGCTGCGCTGGATGCAGGGCATCTTATTGTTGTCGCAACAGAGAATGAAAACGAAGTAGGCTTGATACTGCGCCCGGGGTGCCTTCTGGCTGGACACCTTACGGAGGTATGCGCATTTCTTACCGGGCAGCTGGAGCTGAAAAAACCTGTCAGCCAGCCATTAGTAAATATTGAGCCCGATGCCGATATTATCGATATTATCGGCCAGCAACATGGAAAGCGGGCGCTGGAGATAAGCGCCGCGGGAGAGCATAGTCTATTGCTTATAGGCCCGCCGGGCACAGGAAAAACGATGCTCGCCAGCAGGCTTAACGGGTTGCTACCCTCATTAAGCAACAAGGAGGCATTAGAGAGCGCGGCGATAACCAGCCTTGTAGATTCTTATGCCGCTCGCCGCCAGTGGCAGCAGCGCCCTTTTCGCGCACCTCACCATAGCGCCTCACTCTATGCCATGGTGGGAGGAGGAACAATTCCAATGCCAGGTGAAATATCTCTGGCCCATAACGGCGTATTGTTTCTGGATGAGCTTCCGGAGTTCGATAGGCGAGTGCTGGACGCATTGCGTGAGCCGCTAGAATCTGGCCAGATACATTTATCACGCAGCAGAGCGAAACTTACCTATCCTGCTAACTTTCAGCTTATAGCCGCCATGAATCCGTCTCCTGGAGGACATTATCAGGGGATCAAGCAAAGTCAGCCCGCTCATACGTTGCGCTATCTACAAAGGCTCTCAGGGCCGTTCCTTGACCGCTTCGATCTCTCTGTAGAGATCCCACTCCTGCCACCCGGAACTTTAAGTAATCAAAAACCTACAGGAGAAACCAGTCACACCGTCAAGGAAAGAGTTGCCAGAACCCGCATCCGACAATTAGAACGGCAGGGCAAACTGAATGCCAGGTTAAATAGCGCCGAAGTTTGCCGTGAGTGTAAGCTGCAAGACGTTGACGCTGAATGGCTTGAGCAGGCTCTAATACGCCTTGGCTTATCGGTAAGAGCCTGGCAGCGGCTATTGAAAGTATCGAGAACTATCGCCGATATAGAAAATGAAGTGAATATCAGCAGAACGCATTTGCAGGAAGCATTAGGCTATCGTGCAATGGATCGGTTACTGCATTATCTGCAACAACTCCAGACATAA
- the fabR gene encoding HTH-type transcriptional repressor FabR: MMGVMGVRALQKERTRRSLVEAAFSQLSAERSFASLSLREVAREAGIAPTSFYRHFRDVDELGLTMVDESGLMLRQLMRQARQRIAKGGSVIRTSVSTFMEFIGNNPNAFRLLLRERSGTSAAFRAAVAREIQHFIAELADYLELENHMPRSFTEAQAEAMVTIVFSAGAEALDVDFDQRRALEERLVLQLRMISKGAYYWYRREQERLAAIQSPEI, encoded by the coding sequence GTGATGGGTGTAATGGGTGTAAGAGCACTACAGAAAGAGCGTACCCGACGTTCATTAGTCGAAGCTGCGTTTAGTCAGTTAAGCGCTGAGCGAAGTTTCGCCAGCCTGAGCCTGCGTGAGGTAGCTCGTGAGGCCGGAATAGCCCCAACATCTTTTTATCGTCATTTCCGTGATGTTGATGAGTTGGGACTTACCATGGTTGATGAAAGCGGTCTGATGCTGCGGCAGCTAATGCGTCAGGCGCGTCAACGAATTGCCAAAGGCGGCAGCGTCATTCGCACTTCAGTTTCAACCTTTATGGAATTCATCGGTAATAACCCGAATGCTTTCCGACTGTTGCTTAGGGAACGATCCGGCACATCGGCTGCTTTTCGTGCTGCCGTTGCCAGGGAGATTCAGCACTTTATTGCTGAGCTGGCCGATTATCTTGAGCTCGAAAATCACATGCCGCGTAGTTTCACGGAAGCCCAGGCCGAGGCGATGGTGACGATTGTTTTCAGTGCCGGTGCTGAGGCGCTGGATGTCGACTTCGATCAGCGCCGTGCTCTGGAAGAGAGGCTGGTGCTGCAATTGCGCATGATTTCTAAAGGCGCTTATTACTGGTATCGCCGCGAACAAGAGCGACTGGCGGCAATACAGTCCCCGGAAATTTAA
- the hdfR gene encoding HTH-type transcriptional regulator HdfR: MDTELLKTFLEVSRTRHFGRAAEALYLTQSAVSFRIRQLENQLGVNLFTRHRNNIRLTAAGERLLPYAENLMNTWLIARKEVAQTSQHNEFSIGASSVLWECMLGDWLAQLYSENSDMYFEARIAQRQSLVKQLHERQLDLLITTEAPKMDEFSSQMLGQFELALYCTPPARERKDLSYLSLDWGPDFQQHEGILHEGDNSPCLLTSSALLTRRMLEPLNGCAWLPCDWAKDKEGLVRISDSPSVMRPLYAIWLQNSDKQIQVKALLKTAAIL; the protein is encoded by the coding sequence GTGGATACGGAGTTATTAAAAACCTTTCTGGAAGTGAGCCGAACTCGCCACTTTGGTCGTGCTGCAGAAGCACTCTATCTGACCCAGTCAGCAGTCAGCTTTCGCATCCGCCAGCTCGAAAATCAGTTAGGCGTTAACCTGTTCACCCGCCACCGCAATAATATCCGCCTGACGGCCGCTGGAGAGCGTTTATTGCCTTATGCAGAGAACCTGATGAACACCTGGCTTATCGCCAGAAAAGAAGTGGCACAGACTTCTCAGCACAATGAATTTTCCATTGGTGCCAGCTCTGTACTTTGGGAGTGTATGCTTGGCGACTGGCTTGCACAGCTATACAGCGAAAATAGTGATATGTATTTTGAGGCACGAATTGCTCAACGTCAGTCCCTGGTAAAACAGTTGCATGAGCGTCAGCTCGATCTGCTTATCACCACTGAAGCGCCAAAAATGGATGAGTTTAGTAGCCAGATGTTGGGCCAGTTCGAACTGGCTCTGTACTGCACTCCGCCTGCCAGAGAGAGAAAAGATCTCAGCTACCTCAGCCTGGATTGGGGCCCGGATTTTCAACAGCATGAGGGGATCCTACATGAGGGAGATAACAGCCCGTGTTTACTGACGAGTTCAGCGTTGCTGACAAGACGTATGCTGGAACCACTGAATGGCTGTGCGTGGCTACCGTGTGATTGGGCAAAGGATAAAGAAGGGTTGGTGCGTATATCTGACAGCCCTTCTGTTATGAGACCGCTATACGCCATCTGGCTGCAAAATAGCGATAAGCAAATTCAGGTTAAAGCGCTACTGAAAACCGCAGCGATTCTTTAA
- the btuB gene encoding vitamin B12 transporter BtuB, producing MVVTASRFQQPVNSVLAPTSVVTREDIDRWQAKSLPDIMARLPGVDIAQNGGLGQLNSLFIRGSESRHVLLLIDGIRLNQAGISGSSDLSQIPISLVQRIEYIRGPRSAVYGSDAIGGVVNIITGRARPGTTLTAGVGTNGYQSYDISTQQQFDKTKVTMAGNYTYTHGFDVKANYPDNYGTPRQPDRDGFMSKSLYGSVEQEFNDNWSGFVRGFGYDNRTAYDGYSIYDSLGNSGLSDTRKLYSQSWDTGLRFNQGIYSSQLIASYSRSKDYNYDPRLGQFDSSASLDDSKQYNLQWGNTVALWHGTVSGGVDWQKQTTEPGTSGLERHRELRNTGVYATAQQQFGPVTVEGALRSDDSSQFGQHTTWQGSSAWEFISGYRVFASYGTAYKAPNLGQLYSDFYGNSNLNPEKSKQWEGGFEGLTGPVNWRISGYRNDISDLIDSDPNTWRYYNIGKARIKGVEATASFDTGEIHHQISYDYVDPENAKTHQTLLRRAKQQVKYDINGEIYSLGWDVSYRYLGRRFDNDFNRPAAEQRVKLGGVSLWDVALSYPITSNLTVRGRIANLFDKEYETVYGYHTAGREYYLSGSYDF from the coding sequence ATGGTAGTAACTGCCAGCCGGTTTCAGCAGCCGGTGAATTCGGTACTGGCACCGACGTCAGTGGTGACCCGAGAGGATATCGACCGCTGGCAGGCCAAAAGCCTGCCGGATATTATGGCGCGCCTGCCGGGTGTGGACATTGCCCAAAACGGTGGGCTGGGTCAGCTCAATTCTCTCTTTATTCGCGGCAGCGAATCTCGCCACGTCTTATTGCTTATTGATGGTATTCGTCTTAACCAGGCGGGAATAAGCGGTTCCAGCGATCTGAGTCAGATACCTATTAGCCTGGTGCAACGGATTGAATATATTCGGGGACCTCGCTCTGCGGTATATGGATCTGATGCAATTGGCGGTGTGGTGAACATTATTACTGGCCGGGCAAGGCCAGGAACGACATTAACTGCCGGAGTCGGGACGAACGGCTATCAGTCTTACGATATTTCGACCCAGCAGCAGTTTGATAAAACTAAAGTCACCATGGCTGGGAACTATACCTATACCCATGGCTTCGATGTGAAGGCGAACTATCCGGATAACTACGGGACACCGCGTCAGCCCGACCGCGATGGTTTTATGAGTAAGTCTCTTTATGGTTCTGTGGAGCAAGAGTTTAACGATAACTGGAGCGGATTTGTCCGAGGCTTCGGTTACGATAACCGTACGGCTTATGACGGTTATTCTATCTATGACTCTCTGGGTAATAGCGGCCTTTCGGACACGCGCAAATTGTACAGCCAGTCCTGGGATACCGGTCTGCGTTTCAATCAGGGTATCTACTCTTCACAGTTAATCGCCAGCTACAGTCGAAGCAAAGATTACAACTACGATCCACGCCTGGGGCAATTTGATTCCTCCGCGTCGCTGGATGACAGCAAGCAATACAATCTCCAGTGGGGTAACACAGTTGCCTTATGGCACGGTACCGTTAGCGGTGGCGTGGATTGGCAGAAGCAGACTACTGAGCCGGGCACCTCCGGGCTTGAGCGCCATCGCGAGCTGCGTAATACCGGTGTTTATGCCACTGCTCAGCAGCAATTTGGCCCGGTCACGGTGGAAGGGGCCTTACGTAGTGATGATAGTTCTCAGTTTGGCCAGCACACCACCTGGCAGGGCAGCAGCGCCTGGGAGTTCATCAGCGGATATCGCGTATTTGCTTCTTATGGTACTGCCTATAAAGCGCCTAATCTCGGGCAGCTCTATAGCGACTTTTACGGCAACAGCAACCTGAACCCGGAAAAGAGTAAACAGTGGGAAGGGGGCTTTGAAGGGCTGACCGGGCCGGTAAACTGGCGGATTTCCGGATATCGTAATGATATAAGTGACCTTATCGACTCCGATCCTAATACCTGGCGCTACTACAATATCGGCAAGGCGCGTATCAAAGGCGTAGAGGCGACGGCCTCCTTTGATACCGGTGAAATCCATCATCAGATTTCTTATGACTATGTCGATCCTGAGAATGCGAAAACTCATCAAACCTTGCTACGCCGGGCTAAGCAGCAGGTGAAATACGATATTAATGGTGAGATTTACTCGTTAGGCTGGGATGTTTCATACCGCTATTTGGGTCGTCGCTTCGACAACGATTTTAACCGCCCGGCAGCCGAGCAAAGAGTTAAGCTTGGCGGCGTAAGCCTGTGGGATGTCGCTCTGTCTTATCCGATAACCTCTAACCTGACGGTTCGTGGTAGAATAGCCAACCTGTTCGATAAAGAATACGAGACAGTTTATGGCTATCACACTGCAGGACGAGAATACTACTTGTCTGGCAGCTACGACTTCTGA
- a CDS encoding acetolactate synthase, which yields MNGAQWVVHALRAQGVDTVFGYPGGAIMPVYDALYDGGVEHLLCRHEQGAAMAAIGYARASGKTGVCIATSGPGATNLITGLADALLDSIPVVAITGQVAAPLIGTDAFQEVDILGLSLACTKHSFLVQSLDELPRVIAEAFVLAQSGRPGPVLIDIPKDIQLAVGEPEPWLATVETPDTLPETQIERARSMIATARQPMLYVGGGVGMANAVPAVREFAAVTQMPCVATLKGLGVLSTEYPYYLGMLGMHGNKAANLAVQECDLLIAVGARFDDRVTGKLNTFAPNAQVIHLDIDPAEPGKLRQVQVALCGDLNQLLPALQQSLAIDNWRKQVAELRSEHAWRYDFPGDGIYAPGLLKQLADKAPSETVITTDVGQHQMWAAQHMAVSRPENFITSSGLGTMGFGLPAAVGAQVARPQDTVICISGDGSIMMNIQELGTIKRRQLPVKIVLLDNQRLGMVRQWQQLFFEERYSETILTDNPDFLMLANAFGIPGQHITRNDQVEAAIDALLNSEGPYLLHVSIDALENVWPLVPPGASNSQMLEKLS from the coding sequence ATGAATGGTGCACAGTGGGTGGTACATGCTTTGCGGGCGCAGGGGGTAGATACGGTATTCGGTTATCCCGGTGGCGCAATTATGCCGGTCTATGATGCGTTATATGACGGCGGCGTGGAGCATCTACTGTGCCGGCATGAGCAGGGCGCGGCCATGGCAGCAATTGGTTATGCCCGGGCCAGCGGTAAAACCGGCGTTTGTATTGCCACTTCAGGCCCTGGGGCCACCAACCTGATAACCGGCCTGGCAGATGCTTTGCTGGACTCGATCCCAGTTGTAGCAATCACTGGTCAGGTTGCGGCTCCGCTTATTGGTACCGATGCATTTCAAGAAGTGGATATTCTGGGCTTATCCCTCGCGTGTACTAAACATAGTTTCCTGGTTCAATCACTTGACGAGCTGCCTCGCGTTATTGCTGAAGCTTTTGTTCTGGCCCAAAGCGGTCGTCCTGGTCCGGTACTGATTGATATTCCGAAAGATATCCAGCTGGCCGTAGGCGAGCCAGAACCATGGCTGGCGACTGTTGAAACCCCTGATACCTTGCCAGAAACTCAAATTGAACGAGCGCGCTCAATGATAGCTACGGCGCGCCAGCCAATGCTGTACGTTGGCGGCGGGGTTGGTATGGCAAATGCGGTTCCTGCCGTTCGTGAGTTCGCCGCTGTTACCCAAATGCCTTGTGTGGCAACCCTAAAGGGGCTGGGCGTTTTGAGCACTGAATATCCCTATTATCTCGGGATGCTGGGGATGCACGGCAATAAGGCGGCAAACCTGGCGGTACAGGAGTGCGATTTGCTGATCGCTGTTGGCGCACGCTTCGATGATCGGGTCACTGGGAAGCTGAATACTTTTGCACCTAATGCCCAGGTTATTCATTTGGATATCGACCCGGCTGAACCCGGCAAGCTGCGCCAGGTGCAGGTAGCTTTATGCGGCGATCTCAATCAATTACTGCCGGCCCTGCAACAATCTCTGGCGATTGATAACTGGCGTAAACAGGTTGCCGAATTGCGGTCTGAGCATGCGTGGCGCTACGACTTTCCGGGCGATGGCATTTACGCTCCGGGTCTGTTGAAGCAACTGGCTGACAAAGCGCCTTCTGAAACGGTTATCACTACCGATGTGGGTCAGCACCAGATGTGGGCGGCTCAACATATGGCGGTATCGCGCCCGGAAAACTTCATTACTTCCAGCGGCCTGGGGACTATGGGTTTTGGGCTGCCAGCTGCCGTTGGTGCACAAGTTGCCCGCCCACAAGACACCGTGATTTGTATCTCTGGTGATGGCTCTATCATGATGAATATCCAGGAGCTGGGCACCATTAAACGCCGCCAGCTGCCGGTAAAAATTGTCCTGCTGGATAATCAGCGTTTAGGCATGGTGCGTCAGTGGCAGCAGCTGTTTTTTGAAGAACGTTACAGCGAAACCATCCTGACTGATAACCCCGATTTTCTGATGCTGGCCAATGCTTTTGGCATTCCCGGCCAGCACATCACACGTAATGACCAGGTGGAAGCGGCTATCGACGCGCTGCTGAACAGCGAAGGGCCGTACCTGCTTCATGTCTCAATCGATGCACTTGAGAACGTCTGGCCACTGGTGCCTCCCGGCGCCAGCAACTCACAAATGCTGGAGAAATTATCATGA